A window from Thermodesulfovibrionales bacterium encodes these proteins:
- a CDS encoding DNA translocase FtsK 4TM domain-containing protein codes for MEFKRLKNELKGISSILLGLFCLVSLITYSPQDPSIFTYSEKAVKNYGGVIGANFADILFSFFGFSAFFIPLFLIIWGLRRLLHKEGHIIYLAGSLLFLISLSVLMGLVENSFNFSTERSLGGMTGTLISGFLQSLFSTFGSFVFSFMLFIFSLIMMSPVALFSVGIKTKRSKKEEIIEEIEEQVQEEDFTPAIVTDESTREEVQYL; via the coding sequence ATGGAGTTCAAAAGGTTAAAAAATGAGCTTAAAGGGATATCCTCTATTCTTTTGGGACTATTCTGCCTTGTTTCACTGATTACCTATTCACCACAGGATCCCTCCATTTTTACTTATTCTGAGAAAGCTGTTAAGAATTATGGTGGTGTTATAGGTGCAAATTTTGCAGATATCCTTTTTTCTTTCTTTGGTTTTTCAGCCTTTTTTATACCACTCTTTCTTATTATATGGGGACTTCGAAGGCTTCTACATAAAGAGGGTCATATAATCTATCTGGCAGGAAGTTTACTTTTTCTGATTTCCCTTTCTGTACTCATGGGTTTAGTTGAAAATTCTTTTAATTTTTCCACCGAAAGGTCTCTAGGGGGTATGACAGGAACTCTTATTTCAGGATTTCTCCAGAGCCTTTTCTCAACCTTTGGTTCTTTTGTATTTTCTTTTATGCTTTTCATATTTTCTCTTATAATGATGAGTCCTGTGGCACTCTTTTCTGTAGGAATAAAAACTAAGAGAAGTAAAAAAGAAGAAATTATAGAGGAAATAGAGGAGCAGGTTCAGGAAGAGGACTTCACACCAGCCATTGTTACAGATGAAAGTACAAGGGAAGAGGTTCAATACCTGT
- a CDS encoding undecaprenyl-diphosphate phosphatase, whose translation MFEAVILGIIQGITEFLPISSTAHLILVPKFFGWQGTVDTLTFDIALHAGTLLAVLVYFIRDWVRIILHERRLLIFIIIATIPAGLTGIFLEDIVEKELRDPFVVALSLSVIGFFMLLTDRLSGKKNIEELRFIDCLFIGLFQTIALIPGVSRSGITIAAGFLMGLKREDSARFSFLLSTPVIAGASLIGFKRLIHEPQIDYSIFLSGMIASFISGLIAIGFLIKYLQRHRIDLFVYYRFGLAALIFLFF comes from the coding sequence ATGTTTGAGGCGGTAATACTTGGAATAATTCAGGGAATAACTGAATTCCTACCCATAAGCAGTACAGCCCATCTCATACTTGTTCCGAAGTTTTTCGGATGGCAAGGCACAGTGGATACCCTTACCTTTGATATAGCCCTCCATGCAGGGACACTTCTTGCTGTGCTGGTATATTTCATCAGAGACTGGGTCAGGATTATCCTTCATGAAAGAAGATTGTTAATTTTTATTATTATTGCAACTATACCTGCCGGGCTGACTGGAATTTTTTTGGAGGATATTGTAGAAAAGGAATTGAGAGATCCCTTTGTTGTTGCCTTAAGCCTATCGGTGATAGGGTTTTTTATGTTACTTACAGACAGGTTATCAGGCAAAAAAAATATTGAAGAGCTAAGATTTATAGACTGCCTGTTTATTGGCCTTTTCCAGACAATTGCCTTAATACCTGGAGTCTCAAGGTCAGGTATCACAATAGCTGCAGGTTTCTTAATGGGTTTAAAAAGAGAGGATTCTGCAAGGTTTTCTTTTCTGCTTTCAACACCTGTTATTGCAGGAGCGTCATTGATTGGTTTTAAGAGACTCATTCATGAGCCTCAGATAGATTACAGTATATTCCTGTCGGGCATGATTGCATCTTTTATCTCAGGTCTTATTGCCATAGGTTTTTTAATTAAATATCTACAGAGGCACAGGATAGATCTTTTTGTATATTATAGGTTCGGACTTGCTGCTCTCATATTCCTATTTTTTTGA
- a CDS encoding putative sulfate exporter family transporter, producing the protein MEEKKKGLLNEDWLAFWLAMVLFAISLLSFAGINTFGWVVSTKEWTKLEKAITPVSSALLPLKGEITKIEGNKLTIKKSDGKEETITVKDTSGLQVGQTYERKGLSGFLSLFLTYIFLLAIMGIGAGLLGANVKRFAIGFTIIFWISYACWLTGHYAYIAATDAKKAGIPWSLKLTGEAGFIIALLVGLFIGNFLPGLANFLKEAVRPELYIKTAIALMGALLGLKSAEAFGLASAVLFRGLCAIVEAYLIYWALVYLIARKYFKFSREWAAPLASGISICGVSAAIATGGAIKARPVVPIMVSSLVVIFAVIELIILPFFAQAFLWQEPMVAGAWMGLAVKTDGAAFASGAVVDALIRAKAETVAGIKYDPGWMLMAASTTKLFIDIFISIWAFILAVIWCAKIECKPGEKVRASEIWNRFPKFVLGYAITFTVILLIAIPLTAKITPAENEIKKIEKEIASLEKDLATKAEAEKAAIIERINLSKERIKELKDSIATEKKTQTAAKEATGGTNALRVLFFLITFFTIGVVSDFRKLWEEGIGKLALVYLICLFGFILWIGLLISWIFFHGVKPPIISG; encoded by the coding sequence ATGGAAGAAAAGAAAAAAGGTCTTTTAAATGAAGACTGGTTAGCCTTCTGGCTTGCCATGGTATTGTTTGCAATTTCGCTTCTTTCCTTTGCTGGCATAAACACCTTTGGGTGGGTAGTATCTACAAAGGAATGGACAAAACTTGAAAAGGCAATAACTCCTGTATCTTCCGCACTTCTTCCTCTTAAAGGCGAGATCACAAAGATAGAAGGTAACAAGTTAACAATTAAAAAATCTGATGGCAAGGAAGAGACAATAACTGTGAAGGATACCTCAGGTCTCCAGGTTGGACAGACTTATGAAAGGAAAGGACTTTCTGGTTTTCTGTCTCTTTTCCTGACATATATATTTCTACTTGCCATTATGGGTATTGGCGCAGGTCTTCTCGGTGCTAATGTAAAAAGATTTGCCATAGGATTCACGATTATTTTCTGGATAAGCTATGCCTGCTGGCTTACAGGTCATTATGCCTATATTGCAGCCACTGATGCAAAAAAAGCAGGTATTCCCTGGTCTCTGAAACTTACTGGAGAGGCAGGATTTATTATTGCCCTTCTTGTGGGATTATTTATCGGAAACTTTCTTCCAGGACTTGCCAATTTTCTTAAGGAGGCTGTTAGACCTGAGCTATATATTAAGACAGCAATTGCCCTTATGGGTGCATTGCTGGGACTCAAGTCAGCTGAAGCCTTTGGTCTTGCATCAGCAGTGCTTTTCAGGGGGCTCTGTGCAATTGTGGAGGCCTACCTTATTTACTGGGCACTGGTTTATCTAATTGCAAGAAAATATTTCAAATTCAGCAGGGAATGGGCAGCGCCCCTCGCATCAGGTATATCAATATGTGGAGTCTCAGCAGCAATAGCAACTGGCGGTGCCATAAAAGCCAGACCAGTTGTACCCATAATGGTCTCCTCACTTGTAGTCATATTTGCAGTAATTGAATTAATCATACTTCCTTTCTTTGCTCAGGCATTTCTCTGGCAAGAACCGATGGTTGCAGGTGCCTGGATGGGTCTTGCTGTTAAGACAGATGGAGCTGCCTTTGCAAGCGGTGCGGTTGTTGATGCCCTTATAAGGGCAAAGGCAGAGACTGTTGCTGGAATTAAATATGATCCAGGGTGGATGTTGATGGCAGCCTCAACCACAAAGCTCTTTATAGATATCTTTATAAGTATTTGGGCCTTTATACTTGCTGTGATATGGTGTGCAAAGATTGAATGCAAACCTGGTGAAAAGGTCAGGGCATCAGAAATATGGAATAGATTTCCGAAGTTTGTTCTCGGTTATGCCATAACCTTTACAGTGATACTCCTCATTGCTATCCCCCTCACTGCCAAAATAACACCTGCTGAAAATGAGATTAAAAAGATAGAAAAAGAAATAGCTAGCCTTGAAAAGGACCTTGCAACAAAGGCAGAGGCTGAAAAGGCTGCCATTATTGAAAGGATTAACCTCAGTAAGGAACGGATAAAGGAGCTCAAGGACTCAATAGCTACTGAGAAAAAGACTCAGACTGCTGCGAAAGAAGCGACCGGTGGAACAAATGCCCTTAGAGTTCTATTCTTTCTTATAACCTTCTTTACTATTGGTGTAGTATCTGATTTCAGGAAGCTGTGGGAGGAAGGAATTGGAAAACTGGCACTTGTATATCTCATATGTCTATTCGGATTCATTCTCTGGATAGGGCTCCTGATATCATGGATTTTCTTTCATGGAGTAAAACCTCCAATAATAAGTGGATAA